Proteins encoded by one window of Microtus pennsylvanicus isolate mMicPen1 chromosome 18, mMicPen1.hap1, whole genome shotgun sequence:
- the Prmt1 gene encoding protein arginine N-methyltransferase 1 isoform X2, whose product MAAAEAANCIMEVSCGQAESSEKPNAEDMTSKDYYFDSYAHFGIHEEMLKDEVRTLTYRNSMFHNRHLFKDKVVLDVGSGTGILCMFAAKAGARKVIGIECSSISDYAVKIVKANKLDHVVTIIKGKVEEVELPVEKVDIIISEWMGYCLFYESMLNTVLHARDKWLAPDGLIFPDRATLYVTAIEDRQYKDYKIHWWENVYGFDMSCIKDVAIKEPLVDVVDPKQLVTNACLIKEVDIYTVKVEDLTFTSPFCLQVKRNDYVHALVAYFNIEFTRCHKRTGFSTSPESPYTHWKQTVFYMEDYLTVKTGEEIFGTIGMRPNAKNNRDLDFTIDLDFKGQLCELSCSTDYRMR is encoded by the exons ATGGCGGCAGCCGAGGCCGCGAACTGCATCATGGAG GTTTCCTGTGGTCAAGCAGAAAGCAGTGAGAAGCCCAACGCTGAGGACATGACGTCCAAAGACTACTACTTTGACTCCTATGCCCACTTTGGCATCCATGAG GAGATGCTGAAGGATGAGGTGCGCACCCTCACATACCGCAACTCCATGTTTCACAATCGGCACCTCTTCAAAGACAAGGTTGTGCTGGACGTGGGCTCGGGCACTGGCATCCTCTGCATGTTTGCGGCCAAGGCAGGAGCCCGCAAGGTCATTGGG aTCGAATGTTCAAGCATCTCTGATTATGCTGTGAAGATTGTCAAAGCCAACAAGTTAGACCATG TGGTGACCATCATCAAGGGcaaggtggaggaggtggagctgCCTGTGGAGAAAGTGGACATCATCATCAGCGAGTGGATGGGCTACTGTCTCTTCTACGAGTCCATGCTCAACACCGTGCTACATGCCCGTGACAAGTGGCTG GCACCTGATGGCCTCATCTTCCCGGACCGGGCCACCCTTTATGTGACGGCCATCGAGGACCGGCAGTACAAAGACTACAAGATCCACT GGTGGGAGAATGTATATGGTTTCGATATGTCCTGCATCAAAGACGTGGCCATCAAGGAGCCCTTGGTGGACGTGGTGGACCCGAAGCAGCTGGTCACTAATGCCTGCCTCATAAAG GAGGTGGACATTTATACAGTCAAGGTAGAGGACCTGACCTTCACCTCCCCCTTCTGCCTACAAGTGAAGAGGAATGACTACGTGCATGCCTTGGTGGCCTACTTCAACATCGAGTTCACCCGATGCCACAAGAGGACCGGCTTTTCTACCA GTCCCGagtccccatacacacactggaAGCAGACTGTGTTCTACATGGAGGATTACCTAACAGTGAAGACTGGCGAGGAGATCTTTGGCACCATTGGCATGAGGCCCAACGCCAAAAACAAT CGCGACTTGGACTTTACCATCGACCTGGACTTCAAGGGCCAGCTATGTGAGCTCTCTTGCTCCACTGACTACCGGATGCGCTGA
- the Prmt1 gene encoding protein arginine N-methyltransferase 1 isoform X3 yields MVSCGQAESSEKPNAEDMTSKDYYFDSYAHFGIHEEMLKDEVRTLTYRNSMFHNRHLFKDKVVLDVGSGTGILCMFAAKAGARKVIGIECSSISDYAVKIVKANKLDHVVTIIKGKVEEVELPVEKVDIIISEWMGYCLFYESMLNTVLHARDKWLAPDGLIFPDRATLYVTAIEDRQYKDYKIHWWENVYGFDMSCIKDVAIKEPLVDVVDPKQLVTNACLIKEVDIYTVKVEDLTFTSPFCLQVKRNDYVHALVAYFNIEFTRCHKRTGFSTSPESPYTHWKQTVFYMEDYLTVKTGEEIFGTIGMRPNAKNNRDLDFTIDLDFKGQLCELSCSTDYRMR; encoded by the exons atg GTTTCCTGTGGTCAAGCAGAAAGCAGTGAGAAGCCCAACGCTGAGGACATGACGTCCAAAGACTACTACTTTGACTCCTATGCCCACTTTGGCATCCATGAG GAGATGCTGAAGGATGAGGTGCGCACCCTCACATACCGCAACTCCATGTTTCACAATCGGCACCTCTTCAAAGACAAGGTTGTGCTGGACGTGGGCTCGGGCACTGGCATCCTCTGCATGTTTGCGGCCAAGGCAGGAGCCCGCAAGGTCATTGGG aTCGAATGTTCAAGCATCTCTGATTATGCTGTGAAGATTGTCAAAGCCAACAAGTTAGACCATG TGGTGACCATCATCAAGGGcaaggtggaggaggtggagctgCCTGTGGAGAAAGTGGACATCATCATCAGCGAGTGGATGGGCTACTGTCTCTTCTACGAGTCCATGCTCAACACCGTGCTACATGCCCGTGACAAGTGGCTG GCACCTGATGGCCTCATCTTCCCGGACCGGGCCACCCTTTATGTGACGGCCATCGAGGACCGGCAGTACAAAGACTACAAGATCCACT GGTGGGAGAATGTATATGGTTTCGATATGTCCTGCATCAAAGACGTGGCCATCAAGGAGCCCTTGGTGGACGTGGTGGACCCGAAGCAGCTGGTCACTAATGCCTGCCTCATAAAG GAGGTGGACATTTATACAGTCAAGGTAGAGGACCTGACCTTCACCTCCCCCTTCTGCCTACAAGTGAAGAGGAATGACTACGTGCATGCCTTGGTGGCCTACTTCAACATCGAGTTCACCCGATGCCACAAGAGGACCGGCTTTTCTACCA GTCCCGagtccccatacacacactggaAGCAGACTGTGTTCTACATGGAGGATTACCTAACAGTGAAGACTGGCGAGGAGATCTTTGGCACCATTGGCATGAGGCCCAACGCCAAAAACAAT CGCGACTTGGACTTTACCATCGACCTGGACTTCAAGGGCCAGCTATGTGAGCTCTCTTGCTCCACTGACTACCGGATGCGCTGA
- the Prmt1 gene encoding protein arginine N-methyltransferase 1 isoform X1: MAAAEAANCIMENFVATLANGMILQPPLEEVSCGQAESSEKPNAEDMTSKDYYFDSYAHFGIHEEMLKDEVRTLTYRNSMFHNRHLFKDKVVLDVGSGTGILCMFAAKAGARKVIGIECSSISDYAVKIVKANKLDHVVTIIKGKVEEVELPVEKVDIIISEWMGYCLFYESMLNTVLHARDKWLAPDGLIFPDRATLYVTAIEDRQYKDYKIHWWENVYGFDMSCIKDVAIKEPLVDVVDPKQLVTNACLIKEVDIYTVKVEDLTFTSPFCLQVKRNDYVHALVAYFNIEFTRCHKRTGFSTSPESPYTHWKQTVFYMEDYLTVKTGEEIFGTIGMRPNAKNNRDLDFTIDLDFKGQLCELSCSTDYRMR; encoded by the exons ATGGCGGCAGCCGAGGCCGCGAACTGCATCATGGAG AATTTTGTAGCCACCTTGGCTAATGGGATGATCCTCCAGCCGCCTCTTGAAGAA GTTTCCTGTGGTCAAGCAGAAAGCAGTGAGAAGCCCAACGCTGAGGACATGACGTCCAAAGACTACTACTTTGACTCCTATGCCCACTTTGGCATCCATGAG GAGATGCTGAAGGATGAGGTGCGCACCCTCACATACCGCAACTCCATGTTTCACAATCGGCACCTCTTCAAAGACAAGGTTGTGCTGGACGTGGGCTCGGGCACTGGCATCCTCTGCATGTTTGCGGCCAAGGCAGGAGCCCGCAAGGTCATTGGG aTCGAATGTTCAAGCATCTCTGATTATGCTGTGAAGATTGTCAAAGCCAACAAGTTAGACCATG TGGTGACCATCATCAAGGGcaaggtggaggaggtggagctgCCTGTGGAGAAAGTGGACATCATCATCAGCGAGTGGATGGGCTACTGTCTCTTCTACGAGTCCATGCTCAACACCGTGCTACATGCCCGTGACAAGTGGCTG GCACCTGATGGCCTCATCTTCCCGGACCGGGCCACCCTTTATGTGACGGCCATCGAGGACCGGCAGTACAAAGACTACAAGATCCACT GGTGGGAGAATGTATATGGTTTCGATATGTCCTGCATCAAAGACGTGGCCATCAAGGAGCCCTTGGTGGACGTGGTGGACCCGAAGCAGCTGGTCACTAATGCCTGCCTCATAAAG GAGGTGGACATTTATACAGTCAAGGTAGAGGACCTGACCTTCACCTCCCCCTTCTGCCTACAAGTGAAGAGGAATGACTACGTGCATGCCTTGGTGGCCTACTTCAACATCGAGTTCACCCGATGCCACAAGAGGACCGGCTTTTCTACCA GTCCCGagtccccatacacacactggaAGCAGACTGTGTTCTACATGGAGGATTACCTAACAGTGAAGACTGGCGAGGAGATCTTTGGCACCATTGGCATGAGGCCCAACGCCAAAAACAAT CGCGACTTGGACTTTACCATCGACCTGGACTTCAAGGGCCAGCTATGTGAGCTCTCTTGCTCCACTGACTACCGGATGCGCTGA
- the Bcl2l12 gene encoding bcl-2-like protein 12, with amino-acid sequence MAGSEELGLREDTLRVLAAFLRRGEAVGCPVPTPPRSPAQEEPTDFLSRLRRCLPCPLGRGAPPPESSRPCFLPLRPCYDSGPGPATSDFYAMVAQRLEQLVQEQLRSPPSPEFQGPPPTEKEALLRRLVALLEEEAEVINQKLASDPALHRKLARLSAGSFARLVELFSSREVSSAPSCASPSLPCPAPPPPSPEPLARLALAMELSRRVAGLGGTLASLSVEHVHSFAPWIQAHGGWAGILAVSPVDLNLPLD; translated from the exons ATGGCCGGCTCTGAAGAGCTGGGGCTCCGAGAGGACACACTGAGGGTTCTGGCAGCTTTCCTTAGGCGCGGTGAAGCTGTTGGGTGCCCTGTCCCAACTCCACCCAG GAGCCCTGCCCAAGAGGAGCCAACAGATTTCCTGAGTCGTCTCCGAAGATGCCTCCCTTGTCCCCTGGGTAGAGGAGCCCCTCCCCCGGAGTCCTCTCGGCCCTGCTTCCTTCCCCTACGCCCCTGCTATGACTCGGGACCTG GTCCAGCTACTTCAGACTTCTATGCCATGGTTGCCCAGCGTCTGGAACAATTGGTCCAAGAACAACTGAGATCTCCGCCCAGCCCAG AGTTCCAGGGACCCCCACCCACAGAAAAGGAAGCCCTGCTAAGGAGGCtggtagccttgctggaggaggaagcagaagtcaTCAACCAAAAG CTAGCTTCTGACCCAGCTCTGCACCGGAAACTTGCTCGCCTGTCAGCGGGCTCCTTCGCCCGCCTTGTGGAACTCTTCTCCAGTCGTGAAGTCAGCTCCGCCCCAAGCTGTGCAAGCCCCTCGTTGCCATGCCCGGCGCCCCCACCGCCATCCCCGGAGCCTTTGGCCCGCCTGGCTCTGGCTATGGAGCTGAGCCGGCGCGTGGCCGGGCTGGGGGGCACCCTGGCCAGCCTCAGTGTAGAACACGTACACAGCTTTGCACCCTGGATCCAGGCCCATGGGGGCTGG GCAGGCATCCTGGCTGTGTCGCCTGTGGACCTGAACTTACCCTTGGACTGA